The DNA region ACCACGATTCCCGGTAAGCTCATATCCATGAAGGGAACTCCGATTCCTCAGCCACGCTCCCGCTCGGCGGCGCGCAGGCTGATCCAGACCGCCGCCGCCATGGCCCCGTCGCCGATCCCTGACCACAGAATGACCCACCGCGGATCGAATATCGCATAGTAGGAGAACAGGAAGATTGCCGCCATGCTCTTGACAATCACCGTGAACACCACCAGACTCCGGTTGCGGAGCGAAGGAGCGGCGGCCAAGGCATAGCCGACGGCCAGAACCAGATGGAACACGCCGTTCTGAACCGGGAAAAAAGGCTCTACGTCCAGAGAGAAACCCGCCCAAGCCATCAGGAAAGCGGGACGAAAAATGAGTAGAATACCCACGCCACAAGAATGAAGGGCAATCAGCCAAAGAAGAACCGAAAGCCGTCGTTGGGCTGGAAAAGTGTTCGTCATTCTTGGATCCCGCCTATGAGGAGTAAAGGTTTTTCTCACAGTCCGGGCAAAGGCCGCGCGATACCCGGATTTCAGCCTGTTCACCCAAATACTGTTCCATCGGGACCCACGCCCCGTCGGCCAGAACACGATGGCAATGCGAACACACGCGCAGGAACGCCTCCAGATAGCGAAGCCGACGAAGAATGCGGCGACTCATCCTCGTGATCATAAAAGCCAGCAGGAATATATAGGCGGTTTCCAGGAGACTCTCCGACCAATTGATGGGAGTGGCCGGTGCCCCCAGCAAATAATGGGGAAGATCGAAGATCTCGTCCAACCAAAGAAACACCACTACGAGGCCAAAACCAATGACCTCCCACGAGACGATGCGAAGCTTCTCGGTGTACGTGTGCATAGTGCCTCCTTCACTCCGAAAAACCGAACCCCGGCGCTTGTCCTATTGAGTCAGGGGCGAGAGGGAGCAATCCACAAAAAGTTCCGCCGGACTTCCCGGACGACTTCGTTTCCGGACAGACTGAGCGCCCAATAAACCATCGAATCGGAATCGCGTAATCATGGCCATTCGCCCGTTCTGTTCCAAATGTCTGGCTTGGACTATCCGTGTTTGCCGGCCAACCGGAAACCCGTCATGGCAAATTCGGCTTCCATTATGGACTGAGCGCTCCGACTTGGAGGTTCAGAAAGTGAATATACGACCATGTGAGCAACATTGCAAGGGCCAAAGCTCTGACCGAACTTGATGTTTCGTCACCGGCGATGCGGATACACTTCACTGCCTGTCAGGTCTCCTCTGGAGTCGGCGTACGGCAAGCAAGGCAACCGGAAGCAACTCCGCAAACTCGTCTCCGGAAAAAGATTATAGACAACCCGGTCATAAAATCAGTCCGGCCATGGTTTTCGTCTATGATGTTGTATTTTCAGTCGGAATTGACTACCATAGGCCCTATACTTGGGAATGAACGACGAGGCTTTATGCCCGGATGTTGTGCACAGGATACTGAAACCTCAGCCGCTTCGCCGACCGTGCCCGATGGGCGGGCGGGAAAAACCACGTTTCTCCCGGCGGCCTGGCGGGAGGCGGCCATCTTCGGTGCGCTGTGGGGAGCGATCGAGCTCACGATCGGGCCCTTCCTTTATATGACGCGCATCCCCCTGAAAGGGGTGGTGCTGTCGGGGATGGCGGTGGGCCTCTTGGTGGCCAGTCAGATGTTGATTCGGCGGCCGTGGTTCCCGCTCCGGGCCGCGCTGATCTGCGTGGCGATTCGTGCTCTGGCTCCCGACGGAATGCGTCCTGGTCTCATGTTCGCGCTGCTCTTTCAAGGATTTGAGGTCTCGCTGTACTTTCTCCTGTTTCGTTCGCCGCTATTGGTGGGAATCGCGGCCGGATTTACCGCCGCGGTGGCCAGTCAGATCCAGAGTTTCGTGGACAAACTGTTCAAGTACGGTCTGAATTTCTGGGAACTCTTTGTTGCACTTCTGGAAAAGGCTCAGAGTCTGCTGCATCTCAACGTGGGAAGCGAATGGCTGGTCATCGGTCTATTTCTGACGATTGTGGGAATCGTCGGAGCGCTGGAGGGTGTTCTAGGATGGAGGCTCGGACAGACCGCTTTGAATATTCGCCGGGAGCGGGAGCGTGCCTCACCGTAATCGCATCCGTGCCCTCATCGCCATCGGTGCCATAATTCTGGCCTTGTCGGGGCGGCCGTGGCTCCTGACGGCGGGATTCGTGCTCATTTTCGCGTGGAGCCTTTGGCGGGATCCGCGCGTTCTGCGCCGCATCGCCCGGCCCAAGTTCTGGGTGATCTGCATCACCATTGCCGTTCTGGCCGGACTCCTGCTCGGCAAGAACACACGGGAATTTCTCGGCGTGCCGATCTCGCTCGACGGACTGGTGATGGGACTGATGATGAACCTGCGGGCGTTTACACTCATCGTGGCGGGAGCGGTGCTGTTTCGGACCGTCGGACGCGATCAGTTCATGGCTCTGACCTCGCGCATCGGGCTTCGTCATCTCGATCCCGCCTTTGCGATGGCACTCGAAGCCTTGCCGAAGGTGAAGACGTCATGGCAGAAGGCGCGCGGCGAAGAACGGACGTCGCGTTTCCGCGCCGCCGCCCGTCTCCTGCTCGCGTTCGCGGACTTAGCTCAGAATCATCCGGCTCCGCGGGCGAAGCTCTTTGCCATCACCGGTGAAATCGGTCGTGGCAAGAGTACCTTGCTCTGCAGAATTGCCGATGCGGCGGAGTCAGCGGGATTTGAAGTCGGTGGCTTCTTTCAGGAAAGACGAGAGGGAAGCGAGAATGGAGCGGTCGCCTATGAACTCGTCCGCTGGCGGGACGGGCAACGCGTGAAACTCGGCCGGCGCGATGGAGAATCGGGATTTCGCTTCGAGGAGGGAGTGTTTGCGGAGGCGCAGCGGTGGCTGCGGGAAGACGCTGGAACCGCGCGGCTGATTCTGATTGACGAATTGGGAAAGAAAGAGGCGGTCGGCGGCGGACACTTTCCCGCCGTTCAGGAGTTGCTGCGGTCGGATCCCGTAGCGACTGTCGTCGCGGTGCTGCGCAAGGACAAAATCTCCGAGCTTGCCGAGCTGTTTCCCGTCGCGGCGGAATCGCTGCTGGACTTGGATACGAGCGATGAAGAATCGGCGAGATTATTCATGGAAATGGTCGTGGGGGAGTAGCGAGAACCAACGCTTCATCCAATCGCATACCGCGCATCAGGAACGGG from bacterium includes:
- a CDS encoding DUF2478 domain-containing protein; this encodes MPHRNRIRALIAIGAIILALSGRPWLLTAGFVLIFAWSLWRDPRVLRRIARPKFWVICITIAVLAGLLLGKNTREFLGVPISLDGLVMGLMMNLRAFTLIVAGAVLFRTVGRDQFMALTSRIGLRHLDPAFAMALEALPKVKTSWQKARGEERTSRFRAAARLLLAFADLAQNHPAPRAKLFAITGEIGRGKSTLLCRIADAAESAGFEVGGFFQERREGSENGAVAYELVRWRDGQRVKLGRRDGESGFRFEEGVFAEAQRWLREDAGTARLILIDELGKKEAVGGGHFPAVQELLRSDPVATVVAVLRKDKISELAELFPVAAESLLDLDTSDEESARLFMEMVVGE